From Halorubrum salinarum, the proteins below share one genomic window:
- a CDS encoding cold-shock protein, giving the protein MATGKVDFFNDTGGYGFIETDDADDDVFFHMEDVGGPDLEEGQELEFDIESSEKGPRATNVVRQ; this is encoded by the coding sequence ATGGCGACCGGAAAGGTTGATTTCTTCAACGACACTGGCGGCTACGGATTTATTGAGACTGACGACGCGGACGACGACGTGTTCTTCCACATGGAAGACGTCGGCGGCCCGGACCTCGAAGAGGGCCAGGAGCTCGAGTTCGACATCGAGTCCTCCGAGAAGGGCCCCCGCGCGACCAACGTCGTTCGGCAGTAA
- a CDS encoding 2Fe-2S iron-sulfur cluster-binding protein: MPTVSYKGEEIECEEGANLRDVLKEAGLSVYNGKMEQLNCRGAGSCGSCAVQVEGEVSEPSKKERARLWLPPHHPNHDVRLACQTKVEGDVTVTKGRGLFGQHI; the protein is encoded by the coding sequence ATGCCTACTGTATCCTACAAGGGCGAGGAAATCGAATGCGAGGAGGGCGCCAACCTCCGCGACGTACTCAAAGAGGCCGGTCTCTCCGTCTACAACGGCAAGATGGAACAGCTCAACTGCCGCGGCGCCGGGTCGTGCGGCTCCTGCGCGGTCCAGGTCGAGGGGGAGGTCAGCGAGCCGAGCAAGAAGGAGCGCGCCCGCCTCTGGCTCCCGCCGCACCACCCGAACCACGATGTCCGCCTCGCCTGTCAGACGAAAGTCGAGGGCGACGTGACCGTGACGAAGGGCCGCGGGCTCTTCGGACAGCACATCTGA